The Mesotoga sp. UBA6090 genome includes the window GAACGAGTTATCTGACGTTTCTTTACTTTAGGGCTTGCAACTTGGAACATGCAACTTGCAACTGTTCTTCGAAGGACGGGTTCATGATCTGGTACGAATGACCAAGGACGGCTTTTTACAGCGAACAGCGGTTCTTTGCTCGCGAAGTGGAACTGGCCTTGCCGAAGGCGAGACTGGCCAGGCGACGCCTGACTGGCCTGCGACAGCAGACTGGCTTCTGAATCATCCCGCTAAAAGCGGCATCATTTCTTGGGATGATTTTCGCAGCATCACTTCCCGATGCAGTCGGTCTCGCCTCCCGCAGAATGCAGCCTTACGGGGTAAATATTCGTATAACGGCCAACCGTTGACGGACAACCTCAAACTAGAATGTTTCTGCAATCTTTGTTATCGAAGACCAATAGTGTATAGTAAGTTGTAGGACATCCTACAACATTGAAGAGGCGATGCGAATGAAGGAGATTGGGATCGACCATAATTCCCATATCTCACTTTCGGGGAAGATTCATAGCAAATTGAGAAAACTGATCTTGAATGGTGAACTCAAAGCCGGAGAGAGACTGCCATCGGAACCCGACCTTGCTCATGAGCTTGGGGTTAGCAGAAATTCCCTAAGAGAGGCTATCGGTCTCCTTCAAAAAGAGGGTTTGCTGGTTAAGAAGCATGGAATTGGGACATTCGTTACCGATAGATATCCGATCATTAGGGGAGGAATCGAGAGGCTGTCAAGCATCGGCAGCTTTATCGAATCTCAGGGCCACTCTGCCCGAAGCGAGATAATTCTATTTGATCAATGTGTTTGCGAAGAGAAAATCTGCGGGTTCCTCGACCTGGAAGTGGGCAGTATGG containing:
- a CDS encoding GntR family transcriptional regulator; its protein translation is MKEIGIDHNSHISLSGKIHSKLRKLILNGELKAGERLPSEPDLAHELGVSRNSLREAIGLLQKEGLLVKKHGIGTFVTDRYPIIRGGIERLSSIGSFIESQGHSARSEIILFDQCVCEEKICGFLDLEVGSMVHVLETTKYASEIPVAVCIDFIPKSIVKEIDPERIYNSVFEGLGRHYNIDIRYAECDLIPINCDEVLSMKLNVDAGTSLLLLEQIHYDVLDRKVLYSKSYFPSGKFTFKLIRRR